The segment GACGTGATGGAGGCGATCAAGGAGCAGAGTTTGATCGGTTCTCCGGGGCGACTCGGTCAGGCGACCGGTACGACGTCGCAGACGATCGAGTACGTGCTGACGTGGATCGGACGATACGACAAGCCCGAACAGTACGGAAACATCATCTTGAGGGCGAATGAGAAGGGAGAAATCCTCCGGCTCAAAGACGTCGCCCAGGTTTCGCTCGGATCGTCGTTCTACGACCTCTATTCCGACATCGACGGCTACCCGTCCGCGTCGATCGTGCTCAAGCAGATTCCGGGCTCCAACGCCGCGGACGTGATCGACGAAGTGAAGGAGAAGCTGAAAGAGTTCAAGACAGACATGTTCCCGCCGGGGATGGACTACGCGATCAGCTACGACGTCTCCAGCTTCCTGGACGCGTCGATCGAAAAGGTGTTGCACACTTTGTTTGAAGCGTTCGTGCTGGTGTCGCTGGTGGTGTTCCTGTTTCTGGGGGACTTCCGCAGTACGTTGATTCCGACGCTGGCGGTGCCGGTGTCGTTGATCGGTACGTTCTTCTTCATGAGCGCGTTCGGGATGTCGATCAACTTGATCACGCTCTTCGCTCTCGTGTTGGCGATCGGCGTGGTGGTTGACGACGCGATCGTGGTGGTGGAAGCGGTGCACGCCAAGATGCATGAAAAGCATCTTTCTCCGTACGCGGCGACCAAGGAAGTTATCGCAGAAATCAGCGGGGCGATTATCGCGATCACCCTCGTGATGACCTCGGTGTTTATCCCGGTCTGCTTCATGCCGGGCGCGGTGGGCGTGTTCTATCGACAGTTCGCACTTACGATGGCGATGTCGATCGTTCTCTCCGGCGTGGTGGCGTTGACTTTGACGCCGGTTCTGTGCGCGATGATTTTGAAGCCCCACGGTCAACAAAAGCAGACCGGCGTCGTCGGTTTCGTCAACGGCGCGATCAAACGTTTCGCCGGCGGCGGAGCCAATGCGGTACGCTTCGTGTTGTCGATGATCCTCGGCGCCGCCGTCGGTTATGGGATCTACGAAGTCCTGCATGTCGAGATCGTTCACGAGGTCATTTCCGAACAGTTGGAGTTGACCCCGACCCGCATGACGATCATCGGCGTCATTGCGGCGGTGCTCTTCTTCTTCACCTTCCGTTCGGTCTTCTCTGGAAGCGAGCCGGGCGAAAAGAAGCTGCGCGGACCGATCGGCATGTTCCTGAAGGTCTTCGACGTCGGCGTCAACTGGATCACGAACGGGTACGTCGGCGTCGTCGGCCTGATCGTGACGCGGCGGATTATGACGATGATCGTGATCGGACTCTTCGGCTGGGGGATTCTGGTCGTCAACAAGGTGCTGCCGTCCGGCTTTATTCCGCTCGAAGACCAAGGGGTCATTTATGGAATTATTCAGACGCCGCCTGGTTCGACGCTAGAGTACACCAACGCCAAGTCGCACGAACTGCAAAAGATCTGTAAAGAGTTTGACGAGGTCACCTCGGTGACCTCGCTCGCCGGTTACGAAATCTTGACCGAAGGTCGCGGTTCGAACGCCGGCACTTGCTTGATCAACTTGAAGCCGTGGGCCGAACGAAAGCTTACGTCGAAAGAATTGATCGCCGAATTGGAGGAACGTGGTCGCGATATCGCGAACGTGAAGCTTGAGTTCTTCGAACCGCCGGCCGTTCCGGGGTTTGGCGCCGCGGGCGGCTTCTCGCTCTGTCTGCTCGATAAGACGAACAGCGGCGACTACGAAGCGTTCGGTAAGGTGACCGAAGATTTCCTCGCCGCGCTCGAAAAACGTAAAGAATTGAAAGGGTTGTTTACCTTCTTCGCCAGCGACTATCCGCAGTACGAAATCATCATCGACAACGACGTCGCCATGCAAAAAGGGGTGTCGATCGAGGATGCGATGGAGAACCTCTCGATCGTCGTCGGCAGCACTTGGGAGCAGGGCTTCATCCGTTTCGGGCAGTTCTACAAGGTTTACGTTCAATCGGCGCCGGAGTTCCGGCGTTATCCTGAGGACCTCGAGAACATGTTCGTCAAGAACGACGAAGGGGAAATGGTTCCCTATTCGGCTTTCATGAAGATCGAGAAGCGGCAAGGGATGAACGAAATCAATCGTTACAACCTGTACACGACGGCGATTATTCAGGGCGCCCCGGCGACCGGTTACAGTAGCGGTCAGGCGCTCGCAGCGATTCAGGACGTCGCCGACGAGATGCTGCCTCGCGGTTACGGCGTCGGTTGGCAAGGCCTGTCCTACGACGAAGCCAACAAGGGAAATACGGCGATCTTCATTTTTGCGATCGTGGTTATCTTCGTCTATCTGGTGCTGGTCGGTCAGTATGAGAGCTTCCTGCTGCCGTTGGCGGTACTGGTTTCTCTGCCGGTCGGTTTGTTCGGTTCGTTCGTGATGTTAAAAGCGATGGGGCTGGCGAACGACGTTTACTGCCAGATCGGTCTCGTGATGTTGGTCGGTTTGTTAGGAAAGAACGCGATTCTGATCATTGAATTCGCCGTGCAAAGACGTCACGAGGGGCTGAGTCTCCGCGATGCGGCGATCGAAGGGGGCGCTCTCCGTTTCCGCCCGATCGTGATGACGTCGTTCGCGTTCATCGCCGGTCTGATTCCGCTCGTCCGAGCCACCGGTCCGGGCGCCATTGGCAACCGGACGATCGGCACCACGGCGGTCGGCGGGATGCTCATGGGTACTCTGATCGGCGTTCTGGTGATTCCAGGTCTGTACTACATCTTTGCAAAGATGTCGGATGGTAAGCAGCTGATTCGGCAGGAGCATGACGACCCGCTCAGCGAACTCTTTGAACGCGACAAATCGCACCCACCGCATGAAGCAGGGGGGCCAGACGTTCCGCACTAGTCGACCGAGCCGTTAGTCTCGAGCGATCAGGGCGAACACAACCGGATCGTTAAACTTTTACTCTTCGTCAAAAGCGGAATTCGCTTGCGGCGAAGCGCGACCAAAACGCCGCAGTCATTTGGCTGCGGCGTTTCGTTTTGCGCGCTTGATAAAGTCTAACGATCGTATCGATCGTTCGTTCTCGTAGCGCAGTTGGCGGCGGCGCCTTTAGATGCGGTACCCTTCCTCTAGACCCGATCTCGCCCCGGTCGACGGCGCCTTAACGTCTTTTAATCAATTGCGAAAAACGAGCGGAAACATGCTGTTTTGTCGAGCTTTTCGTGTGCGCCGAGCGGGCAAATCAAGGAGCGCAACGTAGGGGAGCTGCTGAATGTTTGTTTTGCCCCTAATTTTCTGCCGATAAGTTTTGAACGGAAAATGTCTAACCCCATAGTCATGCGGTCTGGATCGTGTGACGGGGTCCTAACGGTAATTATGCCAGAGACGCCTGAGTCGGCGGAGGGAAACTGGCGCCCTCCTGATCGAACGCTGGGGACAGCGAAATCTCGGTCACCGACCCACCGGGCGAAAGTCGCAAGGGGCTCAACGATGAGACGGAGCGGTCTTACGGTGAATTTCAAACAGCGTGCGTCGCTGCAATGCATCGTCGCAGGCGCGGTCGCTTGCGTCCTGTTGTCGGCCTTCTCTGGGTGTTCGATCCCGAAGCTCTGTTGCGCCCAAAAGGGAGCCCCGCTTCCGTACGAATTCAACGGCGAGACGACCTCTGAAAGTTCGGCTCAGATCGGCATCGAAGAGTTCTTCGATGACCGGGTGCTGACCCAGTTGATGGCTCAGGGGCTCGTCGCCAACCAGGAGTTGAAGATCCGGAATCAAGAGATCCGGATGGCCAGCAATGAAATCATGGCCCGGCGCGGCGCCATCCTGCCGTTCGTGACGGTGGGAGCTCGCGGCGGTATGGAACGGACCAGCAAGTTCACCCCGCTCGGCGCCGCGGAAGAGCAGCTGACCTACCCGGTCGGCGGCAAGTTCCCCGATCCGCTGCCCAACGTCGGCCTGACCGCCAACCTGTTCTGGCGAATCGACATCTGGCGTGAACTCCGCAACGCTCGCGACGCCGCGATGCAGCGCTACGTCGAAGCGGTCGAAGTCCGAAATTACTTCGTGACCCAACTGGTCGCCGAAATCGCCACGAGCTACTACGAGCTGGCGGCGCTCGACAAGCGGTTGCAGTACCTGAATCAAACGATCGCAATTCAGAAGCAAAGCCTCGACGTGGCGCAGGCCCAGAAGGACGCCGGACGCGGCACCGAACTTGGCGTGCAACGGTTTCTGGCCGAAGTTCGCAAAAACGAAAGCCAATTGTTGATCGTCAAACAGGAGATCATCGAAACGGAAAACAAGATCAACTTCCTCCTCGGTCGTTATCCGCAACCGGTGCCGCGCACCGAGTGGGACTTCATTGTGCTTGACTCGCAGGTCCTTGAGGTCGGCGTGCCGGCTCAATTGCTCGCCAATCGCCGCGACATTCGCGCCGCCGAACGTGAAGTGGGCGCGTCGGGACTCGACGTCCTGGTCGCTCGGGCTCGCTTCTTCCCGCGCTTCGACATCACCGCCGGCGTCGGTTACGAGGCCTTCAATCCTCGCTACCTGTTCGATCCAGGCGCCTTTATCGCCAACGCCGCCGGCGAGCTAGTCGCGCCGCTGATCAACAAGTCGGCGATCAAGGCGGACTACCTGAACGCCAACGCTCGTCAGCTGCAAGCGATCTACGACTACCAACGTACCGTGCTGAACGCATACACCGAAGTGATCAACGCGATTACCAAGGTCGAGAACTACCGCCGCAGCGTTCAAATCAAGCAAGGTCAGGTCGCGGCCCTCGAACAATCGGTCAACGTGGCGACCGACCTGTTCCAGAACGCTCGCGCCGAATACGTCGATGTTCTGTTCTCGCAACGCGACTTGCTGGAAGCGAGAACCGATTTGATCGAAACGAAGCAGCAGCAGTTGGCGGCGATCGTCAAAGCGTATCAGGCCCTCGGCGGCGGCTACTTGTGGTCGAGCACCGGCATGACCTGGTTGGACGTCTATTGCGAACCGCTCCTCATCCAACCGGATGAAGTGATCATGCCGCCGATGCCGGAAGACGCGCTCGAACTGCCGTCGCCGGACGACGCTCCGCCGATGCCGCCGGCCCCGGCCGGACAACCGATGGCGCCGCCGGCGGTCGATCCGATGGAATTGTCGCAGCCGGGAGACGTCAGCTTGCAGCCGGCTTACGCCGACCCGATCTGGGCGAACAACCCAGGTCCGATTGTTCCCAATCCCCATCAGCCGGTTTCCTACTTTCAACCGGCCGCTTACCCGGCCCCGGTTGTGATTGAAAACCCGCTTCGTCCGTAGCGCCCCATCATGGCGCTCTCCAATGGCGGCGATCTACTCCTGCTGGATCGCCGCCGGGGGACGTGCGATACTCGCTTCACCGCAGCAACTTCGTAAGGAGGCGCTGCGATGGAAATCGAGCACCTCTCTCGCACAGAATTGACGCCCCATGCAATCTGCCCCCAACCGCCGCTCGGCTCTTGATCGCCCCGCGACCGATCCGTCTCCCATCTTCGAAAACTTTCGGGGGATGCACGCGTCCGAACTGTTGACCGCGGCAGTCGCGCACTTCGATCTCTTCGGTCGACTGCAACAAGGATCGCTCGACTTTCAATCGCTTCGTCTGGCGCTTCAGCTGGAAGAACGTCCGGCCGTCGTGCTGCTGACCGCGCTCAAAGCGATGGGGCTCCTGCAGGAGCTCGACGGTCAGGTGTCGCTGACCGATCTGGCGGCAGAGCATCTCGTGCCGGGAGGTCCGTTCGACTGCGGCGACTATGTCGGCCTGGCGGCGCAGACGCCTGGCGTACTGACGATGGTTCGCCTCTTGAAGACGAATCGTCCGCTCGGTAGCGATGAGGGCGAAGAAGGAGGCGCCGCGTTCATCTATCGCGACGGAATGAAGTCGGCGATGGAAGCGGAGGACTCGGCGCGGCACTTTACGCTCGCGCTCGCTGGTCGCGCCAAGAACGTCGCGCCCTATCTGGCCGACGCGGTTTCAATGCAAGACGCGAAGCTGCTGCTCGACGTTGGGGGTGGGACTGGCATCTACTCGCACGCTCTGCTCCAGAAGAACCCCAATCTTCAGGCGATCGTCTTCGATCGCCCGCAGGTCTTGAAGATCGCCGATCAAATGACCCAGGAGTACGGCGTCGCCGATCGTTGCCAACTGGTCAGCGGCGACATGTTCGCCGATCCGTTGCCGGAAGGGGCGGACGTGATCCTGCTGTCGAACATCCTCCACGATTGGGACAAGCCGGAGTGTCAGCTATTGGTTAACCGCTGCGCCGCAGCCCTTCCGCCCGGCGGACGACTGTTGATTCATGACGTCTTCTTGAACGACGCCCTCGACGGCCCGCTACCGATCGCACTCTATTCGGCCTCGCTCTTTTCCTTCACCGAAGGAAGAGCCTATAGCGGCGCTGAATATCGCGAGATGCTTGAGACAGCCGGATTAACGCCGCAGCCGATACAGCCGACGCTCGTTCACTGCGGCGTATTGGCCGGGGTGAAATAGAGGCGTGACAAAACGCATCCAGCGATTGGATTTGCGAGTTGGTTGTGGAGTAGAATGAGTGAGCCGAGTTGAGCCGCTGCTCTTCTTGTCGCCGTAGGGAGTGTGTCATTCTCATCTTCAAAATTGTGAAATAAATCGCGACGTCCATGTCCGCGCTCGTACTCGACTACTCCTATACCTATTTGCAGCCGTCGCAGCTCGATCCTGCGGCGCATCAGCTGCAGCTTGCGACCTCGTCCGAAGGCGTCGATCCGCATCCCTATTTCTTTTGCGGAAAGCTAGTTCGGCCGAAACGCGTCGCCGAGATGCTGCGGAAGCTGATGGAGGTCGTCAGGTCGCGCTTTCATATGCCGGCGGCGATGTTGACTCGCATTCTCGCGATGTCCGATCCAATCGTCACCAGCAGCGACGATCGACTCCGCTTTGAAGGTTTTTCGAGTTGCTGCGGCGTCTATGTTCGCGTCGATCTCCATCCGCGTGCGGTCGACGGGGAAGTCTTCGGACGAGGGACGACGAACGTCGATTTCAACGAGCCGATGCTCGCCGCGCTCGCCCTGGTGCGCGAGAACGATGAGGTCTCGTTGAGCGTCGGCGCCGATCATGTAGCCCTGGCGAAGAACGACCAGACGGTGATTGAGAAGCGAGTCAAGCTCCCCTATCGCTGGCTCCGAGGACTCGTCGAAGTTCAGGCCTGTCAAAGCCGGATGCGCCAGGTTCATCAGATAAGCGGCGTCGAGGCGCGACGGTTCCTCCGCTCGTTGCCGCGTAGCGGAACCAGTCGCCGCGAAATGTTCGTTACGGCCGCCGGCAGCGGCTTACGTCTTGCGCAGCGCGAGACGGCCCAATCGGTTCGGGTGGGCGGACTGCAGCGACTCCGAGTGTTGGAAGATCTGTCGACGCAAGCTCGCCAGTTGCGAATCTATACCGATCAAGCGACCGGGGCCTCTGGCTGGGAACTGCTGTTCGACGATTCGCGATTTCAGCTCGTAATCAGTCCCGAGGTTTGGCGCGGCTTCTCCGGAGAAGGACAAGCGCTG is part of the Blastopirellula sediminis genome and harbors:
- a CDS encoding methyltransferase, encoding MQSAPNRRSALDRPATDPSPIFENFRGMHASELLTAAVAHFDLFGRLQQGSLDFQSLRLALQLEERPAVVLLTALKAMGLLQELDGQVSLTDLAAEHLVPGGPFDCGDYVGLAAQTPGVLTMVRLLKTNRPLGSDEGEEGGAAFIYRDGMKSAMEAEDSARHFTLALAGRAKNVAPYLADAVSMQDAKLLLDVGGGTGIYSHALLQKNPNLQAIVFDRPQVLKIADQMTQEYGVADRCQLVSGDMFADPLPEGADVILLSNILHDWDKPECQLLVNRCAAALPPGGRLLIHDVFLNDALDGPLPIALYSASLFSFTEGRAYSGAEYREMLETAGLTPQPIQPTLVHCGVLAGVK
- a CDS encoding efflux RND transporter permease subunit, coding for MFSKFLHRPALAIVISLLILFMGGLSIVSLPISQFPDVAPPSVVVSLSFPGSSAKILVDSTLVILERAINGVPDMRYMTSAATSAGEATIMITFEPGTDPNVAVLNVNNRIQMVKNQLPPIVEREGIIVMQNMTSMLMYVNVFSTDPNVDQNFLYNYVSANLLPELQRTRGVGRAQILGNRAYAMRVELDLDRMRAYNISSADVMEAIKEQSLIGSPGRLGQATGTTSQTIEYVLTWIGRYDKPEQYGNIILRANEKGEILRLKDVAQVSLGSSFYDLYSDIDGYPSASIVLKQIPGSNAADVIDEVKEKLKEFKTDMFPPGMDYAISYDVSSFLDASIEKVLHTLFEAFVLVSLVVFLFLGDFRSTLIPTLAVPVSLIGTFFFMSAFGMSINLITLFALVLAIGVVVDDAIVVVEAVHAKMHEKHLSPYAATKEVIAEISGAIIAITLVMTSVFIPVCFMPGAVGVFYRQFALTMAMSIVLSGVVALTLTPVLCAMILKPHGQQKQTGVVGFVNGAIKRFAGGGANAVRFVLSMILGAAVGYGIYEVLHVEIVHEVISEQLELTPTRMTIIGVIAAVLFFFTFRSVFSGSEPGEKKLRGPIGMFLKVFDVGVNWITNGYVGVVGLIVTRRIMTMIVIGLFGWGILVVNKVLPSGFIPLEDQGVIYGIIQTPPGSTLEYTNAKSHELQKICKEFDEVTSVTSLAGYEILTEGRGSNAGTCLINLKPWAERKLTSKELIAELEERGRDIANVKLEFFEPPAVPGFGAAGGFSLCLLDKTNSGDYEAFGKVTEDFLAALEKRKELKGLFTFFASDYPQYEIIIDNDVAMQKGVSIEDAMENLSIVVGSTWEQGFIRFGQFYKVYVQSAPEFRRYPEDLENMFVKNDEGEMVPYSAFMKIEKRQGMNEINRYNLYTTAIIQGAPATGYSSGQALAAIQDVADEMLPRGYGVGWQGLSYDEANKGNTAIFIFAIVVIFVYLVLVGQYESFLLPLAVLVSLPVGLFGSFVMLKAMGLANDVYCQIGLVMLVGLLGKNAILIIEFAVQRRHEGLSLRDAAIEGGALRFRPIVMTSFAFIAGLIPLVRATGPGAIGNRTIGTTAVGGMLMGTLIGVLVIPGLYYIFAKMSDGKQLIRQEHDDPLSELFERDKSHPPHEAGGPDVPH
- a CDS encoding SWIM zinc finger family protein, with the translated sequence MSALVLDYSYTYLQPSQLDPAAHQLQLATSSEGVDPHPYFFCGKLVRPKRVAEMLRKLMEVVRSRFHMPAAMLTRILAMSDPIVTSSDDRLRFEGFSSCCGVYVRVDLHPRAVDGEVFGRGTTNVDFNEPMLAALALVRENDEVSLSVGADHVALAKNDQTVIEKRVKLPYRWLRGLVEVQACQSRMRQVHQISGVEARRFLRSLPRSGTSRREMFVTAAGSGLRLAQRETAQSVRVGGLQRLRVLEDLSTQARQLRIYTDQATGASGWELLFDDSRFQLVISPEVWRGFSGEGQALTALATQDDAETLAKVESQLRWEAVIDEASLATQLGVSPDVVRQALVVLGTRGRVGFDLGEGSYFHRELPYRLEDAEKLQPRLKNARKLIEEGKVRRGATSKEEVEIFVKSGPTEHRVRLSDDNAKCSCPWYAKHGSSRGPCKHILAASIYWEEGGDE
- a CDS encoding TolC family protein encodes the protein MNFKQRASLQCIVAGAVACVLLSAFSGCSIPKLCCAQKGAPLPYEFNGETTSESSAQIGIEEFFDDRVLTQLMAQGLVANQELKIRNQEIRMASNEIMARRGAILPFVTVGARGGMERTSKFTPLGAAEEQLTYPVGGKFPDPLPNVGLTANLFWRIDIWRELRNARDAAMQRYVEAVEVRNYFVTQLVAEIATSYYELAALDKRLQYLNQTIAIQKQSLDVAQAQKDAGRGTELGVQRFLAEVRKNESQLLIVKQEIIETENKINFLLGRYPQPVPRTEWDFIVLDSQVLEVGVPAQLLANRRDIRAAEREVGASGLDVLVARARFFPRFDITAGVGYEAFNPRYLFDPGAFIANAAGELVAPLINKSAIKADYLNANARQLQAIYDYQRTVLNAYTEVINAITKVENYRRSVQIKQGQVAALEQSVNVATDLFQNARAEYVDVLFSQRDLLEARTDLIETKQQQLAAIVKAYQALGGGYLWSSTGMTWLDVYCEPLLIQPDEVIMPPMPEDALELPSPDDAPPMPPAPAGQPMAPPAVDPMELSQPGDVSLQPAYADPIWANNPGPIVPNPHQPVSYFQPAAYPAPVVIENPLRP